Proteins encoded in a region of the Sugiyamaella lignohabitans strain CBS 10342 chromosome B, complete sequence genome:
- the EDE1 gene encoding Ede1p (Endocytic protein; involved in a network of interactions with other endocytic proteins, binds membranes in a ubiquitin-dependent manner, may also bind ubiquitinated membrane-associated proteins; interacts with Cmk2 and functions upstream of CMK2 in regulating non-apoptotic cell death; GO_component: GO:0030479 - actin cortical patch [Evidence IDA] [PMID 10954428]; GO_component: GO:0005935 - cellular bud neck [Evidence IDA] [PMID 11452010]; GO_component: GO:0005934 - cellular bud tip [Evidence IDA] [PMID 11452010]; GO_component: GO:0005737 - cytoplasm [Evidence IEA,IEA]; GO_component: GO:0043332 - mating projection tip [Evidence IDA] [PMID 19053807]; GO_function: GO:0005509 - calcium ion binding [Evidence IEA]; GO_function: GO:0043130 - ubiquitin binding [Evidence IDA] [PMID 16563434]; GO_process: GO:0006897 - endocytosis [Evidence IEA]; GO_process: GO:0006897 - endocytosis [Evidence IMP] [PMID 10954428]; GO_process: GO:0030968 - endoplasmic reticulum unfolded protein response [Evidence IMP] [PMID 16582425]): MSFSNSSSFTGQRKRINLSPDEKKLYAQLFKQCDPEGLGIVTGDVARTLLERSGLSSDLLGEIWQRADVENNGFLDQIGFSLALRLIGSVQAGYPLTATSGDQAVQLPVFDGRSRPDPVSPPASSAPPPVQAPAQGPQLARLGAPQPTGTPTGTRIPVLNPADRQRFIQLFQRNAPNGYLDGEAAKAIFTKANLPNDTLGQIWTLADSQSRGSLDQNEFIIAMHLIQSIRTGSLARVPTSVPSGLIESIARPSSNNSFRSASGQPQPQAQTIRLVQPQYTGGSVSSGVDRQSPIIRGPPSDWTISSQEKARYDGLFDSLDKQNTGRIGADEVVPFLKMSKLSEDTLAQVWDLADIQNTGVFSKTEFAVAMYLVQQKLAGRELPSTLPPSVLASLTPGGSRQSSYASTFPGQPYAPGQQPQQRQVSTASQQTVIIGGNAQSGTPSVPPPNRSTATSSAMDDLVSLNDVFASPSPTLSRQGTLPQSPNTDTAPKQFVPSSSFGQSLATELPAATTGPSGHAFSNHVSGPTASHTGTQGPLLAANSSTAQPTRDLLADDDPQVSALSSATTEFANLSNQISSLTTQTRNTTEKREQSEKELSNLLAQKKDIEAKLAVLRANYDSEVQRVQQVQELLNTSRTETAKVTQDHSVVEASLQALQSRFQQLSGEHEQDRQQYAALKEKLRVCNEQTAYLKSTLEELEKENKQQKMRNNVAQQQVAVAEEQNKKLSDEINALKEHNASLEASTRAAEAAAAAANESVAQKRQELSQLSTAVPATATSRLVHPGTDSQQRGLGNPFSSHFSGSQLAGAAAGAVTATVATGASSFFQNESNNSEFDESFRQLEIASPSTAEPARSSTHNTEETPGSSPPTSDYQVYNQQEGENIGIPSFTLPLARPLSATSSVQNNPPMSVRDDLDVSRPETPTESTTEPVSGIVPPEPLEDLKDSKFDQGLRALDDGTHASDIAVTSEFGQGDQQDPYKEEIAASPSVPTTSGVSTVDGLRNVEDGNPTSSAEVGGVGEKDSSLETLRSRDTPSQFTETAVGDLPSSSAAENSPSNADQQQEIESQPPVVEPQDTVIALSTNNVIDREANAVTEPSGSAVIASTASDDHHESSESFEFVDAEDQEDKSTLHSKSVASTLPHAPPTSFPTSSTTFAKPGSNPEFPPIQDLQQDEDSSSDDEDENIGHHQARGSDGENLDKFVTPESTGDNTHTFGPAAAVASSEVVPADPPAYNEFNFKQDSSAISTHASGSTVVNDASTSLAPAVEPPTPLTVSAPGGFPEQSVAKSVGGFEDDDPFATAFSGLSEAKEDKGDTTEDFTNNDEFQHTFDEAFSESNNFGVSTFGTASQSSAGGPGSGSGSGSDEWEQLFAGFSNNVPPPTVPNASEQDINDAFAIPSGATPFAASVAAPPLPPKAVSPNSAAVNELVGMGFTHEDALDALQKKNFNLSEASNYLLDRTR; encoded by the exons ATGAGTTTTAGCAATTCGTCGAGCTTTACTGGTCAAC GCAAGAGAATCAATCTGTCGCCAGATGAGAAGAAGCTCTATGCTCAGCTATTTAAACAATGTGACCCAGAAGGACTGGGAATTGTTACAGGTGATGTGGCAAGGACATTGCTTGAAAGAAGTGGGCTATCATCTGATTTGTTAGGCGAGATTTGGCAGCGGGCTGATGTTGAGAACAACGGGTTCCTGGATCAAATTGGATTTTCGCTTGCTTTGAGGCTGATTGGTTCAGTCCAAGCTGGGTATCCGCTAACCGCTACCTCTGGAGACCAGGCAGTTCAACTTCCTGTCTTTGATGGTAGAAGTAGACCTGACCCAGTGTCACCTCCAGCAAGTTCAGCCCCCCCTCCTGTTCAGGCGCCAGCACAGGGCCCACAGTTGGCCAGATTGGGTGCTCCCCAACCAACAGGAACACCGACCGGAACCAGGATACCGGTTTTGAATCCCGCTGATAGACAGCGGtttattcaattgtttcaaaGAAACGCTCCTAATGGCTATCTTGACGGCGAGGCTGCCAAGGCTATATTTACGAAGGCTAACCTGCCCAATGATACTTTGGGCCAGATATGGACCTTGGCTGATTCGCAGAGTCGTGGCTCCTTGGATCAGAACGAATTTATAATCGCTATGCATCTTATTCAATCGATCAGAACTGGTTCGCTTGCTAGAGTCCCAACTTCAGTGCCATCCGGTCTTATTGAATCAATTGCTCGTCCGTCTTCAAACAATAGTTTTAGATCTGCAAGTGGACAGCCACAACCCCAAGCACAAACAATTCGTCTAGTCCAACCCCAGTATACCGGAGGAAGCGTCAGTAGCGGTGTTGATCGCCAGTCTCCCATTATTCGTGGTCCACCATCTGATTGGACTATTTCCAGTCAAGAAAAAGCCCGTTATGATGGTCTCTTTGATTCTCTTGATAAGCAGAATACCGGTAGAATCGGTGCAGACGAAGTCGTGCCTTTTTTGAAGATGTCCAAATTATCCGAGGATACGTTGGCTCAAGTGTGGGATTTGGCTGATATTCAGAATACTGGAGTTTTTTCCAAAACAGAGTTTGCCGTTGCAATGTATCTTGTACAACAGAAATTAGCTGGCAGAGAGCTACCTTCCACTTTGCCCCCAAGTGTGTTAGCTAGCCTAACCCCGGGAGGGTCTCGTCAGTCATCATACGCTTCAACCTTTCCTGGTCAACCATATGCACCGGGACAACAGCCCCAACAAAGACAGGTGTCTACTGCCTCTCAACAGACTGTAATAATCGGAGGAAATGCTCAAAGTGGCACACCATCTGTTCCCCCTCCCAATCGTAGTACTGCGACATCAAGTGCTATGGATGACCTGGTATCACTAAATGATGTTTTTGCATCACCCTCACCAACTTTGTCAAGACAAGGAACTCTGCCACAGTCTCCAAATACTGATACGGCTCCCAAACAGTTTGTTCCTAGCTCCAGCTTTGGTCAAAGCCTGGCAACCGAactaccagcagccacaacTGGTCCTAGTGGCCACGCCTTCTCTAATCATGTGTCTGGTCCAACCGCGAGCCATACTGGAACCCAAGGTCCATTGTTGGCAGCCAATTCTTCCACTGCACAGCCTACTAGGGACTTATTGGCAGATGATGATCCACAGGTCTCTGCGCTCTCTAGTGCTACTACTGAATTTGCAAATTTGTCTAACCAAATTAGTTCGTTGACAACTCAAACGAGGAACACTACAGAAAAGCGGGAGCAGTCTGAGAAAGAGCTCAGCAATTTACTTGCCCAGAAAAAGGATATTGAAGCCAAGCTTGCTGTCCTTCGAGCCAACTACGATAGCGAAGTCCAAAGGGTTCAACAGGTCCAGGAGTTGTTGAACACTTCAAGGACTGAAACCGCTAAGGTCACTCAAGATCATTCAGTAGTCGAGGCCAGTCTTCAGGCTCTTCAGAGCCGTTTCCAACAGTTGTCTGGAGAGCACGAACAAGACAGACAACAATATGCTGCTCTGAAAGAGAAGTTACGTGTTTGTAACGAGCAAACTGCGTACTTGAAGAGTACATTGGAGGAGTTGGAAAAGGAGAACAAGCAACAAAAGATGCGTAATAACGTTGCTCAACAGCAGGTGGCTGTAGCCGAGGAGCAAAATAAGAAACTTTCTGATGAGATAAATGCATTGAAAGAACATAATGCATCCCTCGAAGCGTCCACGAGGGCAgcggaggcagcagcagctgctgccaatgaGAGTGTTGCTCAAAAAAGACAAGAGCTTTCTCAGCTCTCCACAGCGGTACCGGCTACGGCTACAAGTAGGTTAGTTCATCCAGGAACGGACTCACAGCAGAGAGGTCTTGGTAatccattttcttctcatttTTCAGGGTCCCAGTTAGCAGGTGCTGCAGCCGGCGCTGTGACTGCCACCGTCgctactggtgcttctTCCTTCTTTCAGAACGAGTCCAATAATAGCGAGTTTGACGAGTCGTTCCGCCAGTTGGAAATTGCCTCTCCATCAACTGCTGAACCCGCTAGATCGTCTACTCATAATACTGAAGAAACTCCAGGCTCATCTCCGCCTACATCTGACTACCAAGTGTATAACCAACAGGAAGGTGAGAATATTGGTATTCCATCATTTACTCTTCCACTGGCAAGACCCTTGTCAGCAACTTCATCTGTTCAGAATAACCCTCCTATGTCTGTTAGGGACGATCTTGATGTTTCAAGACCTGAAACCCCAACAGAGTCGACTACTGAACCAGTTTCAGGTATTGTTCCGCCAGAGCCGCTTGAAGATTTGAAGGATAGCAAATTTGATCAAGGATTAAGAGCTTTGGATGATGGTACTCATGCCAGTGATATTGCTGTCACTTCTGAGTTTGGACAAGGTGATCAGCAGGACCCCTATAAAGAAGAGATCGCTGCAAGTCCCTCGGTccccaccaccagtggTGTTTCAACCGTCGATGGGCTCAGGAATGTTGAAGATGGAAATCCCACTTCAAGTGCAGAGGTTGGCGGTGTAGGTGAGAAGGATAGTTCTTTGGAGACCCTTCGTTCTCGTGATACTCCATCACAGTTTACCGAAACTGCCGTCGGAGACCTGCCATCGTCTTCGGCTGCTGAGAATTCGCCTTCAAATGCTGACCAACAGCAAGAAATTGAGAGCCAGCCGCCTGTCGTTGAACCACAAGATACCGTCATTGCGTTATCCACTAATAATGTTATTGATCGAGAGGCAAATGCTGTGACCGAGCCTTCAGGATCAGCAGTAATTGCTTCTACAGCTTCGGACGACCATCATGAATCTTCAGAGTCTTTTGAATTTGTCGATGCTGAGGACCAGGAGGACAAGTCTACTCTCCATTCTAAGTCAGTAGCATCTACGCTGCCTCATGCTCCTCCCACCAGCTTCCCTACTTCTTCCACTACGTTTGCGAAACCGGGATCGAATCCTGAATTCCCACCTATTCAAGATTTGCAGCAGGATGAAGACAGCagttctgatgatgaagatgagaatATAGGACACCACCAAGCCCGTGGTAGTGATGGTGAGAATTTGGACAAGTTCGTTACACCGGAATCTACTGGTGATAACACACACACGTTTggtccagctgctgctgttgctagCTCTGAAGTTGTCCCAGCGGATCCCCCAGCATACAATGAGTTCAATTTTAAACAAGATTCTTCGGCAATTTCTACTCATGCCAGTGGTTCAACTGTTGTGAACGACGCCTCAACATCACTAGCACCTGCTGTTGAGCCACCTACTCCTTTAACAGTGTCAGCTCCTGGTGGGTTTCCTGAACAGTCGGTTGCTAAATCGGTTGGTGggtttgaagatgatgaccCATTTGCTACTGCATTCAGTGGATTGAGTGAAGCCAAGGAGGATAAGGGGGATACTACTGAAGACTTTACGAATAATGACGAGTTTCAACATACGTTTGATGAAGCGTTTAGTGA